GAGTGATGGGGCTGCGCTCTGCTGAGAGAGTGGAACGGAGATGGCGTACTTGTTGTTCTGCACAAAGAAGATCACCGGCAGATTGAATACTGCAGCAAAATTCAGTGCTTCGTGGAAGTCGCCTTCACTGGTGGCGCCGTCACCGCACATCGCGACGACTACGGTATTTTCACCGCGTAGTTTGGCTGCGTGTGCAACTCCCACCGCGTGTAAGAGCTGGGTGGTCAGTGGGGTGGACATCGGCGCACATTTGTAGGCTTTAGGGTCATAACCACAATGCCATTCGCCACGGAAGCTAGTCATCACTTCCATCGGCGCAACGCCCTTGGTCAGCACGGCTACCGTGTCGCGATACGTAGGGAAGAGCCAGTCGTTTTCTTCAAGGCAAAGTGCGGCTGCGATCTGGCATGCTTCTTGGCCGTGGCTTGATGGGTATACGGCCATGCGGCCCTGGCGGACTAGTGCCGAGTTCTGGTCGTTGACTCGGCGGCCGGTGACGAGTGCGGCGTAGGCTTCCATGAGTCTGGCTGGGGAAGGCAGTGGATACTCGTGACCTGGTTCGGTGCCCTGTTCATTCTCCGGGCGTAGTGTTCCATCCGGGTTCAACAGGTTGATCATGTGCCGTGCTGGCAGCATGTAGTCTTCTGGGCTA
The nucleotide sequence above comes from Glutamicibacter sp. B1. Encoded proteins:
- the pdhA gene encoding pyruvate dehydrogenase (acetyl-transferring) E1 component subunit alpha is translated as MSADATSDRISEVSKKFGISPEDYMLPARHMINLLNPDGTLRPENEQGTEPGHEYPLPSPARLMEAYAALVTGRRVNDQNSALVRQGRMAVYPSSHGQEACQIAAALCLEENDWLFPTYRDTVAVLTKGVAPMEVMTSFRGEWHCGYDPKAYKCAPMSTPLTTQLLHAVGVAHAAKLRGENTVVVAMCGDGATSEGDFHEALNFAAVFNLPVIFFVQNNKYAISVPLSQQSAAPSLAHKAVGYGMAGERVDGNDLMALMAIMTRAVRMAREGNGPLLIEAHTYRMQAHTNADDDKRYREDSEVQAWIAKDPVTRMKAYLEDAGLLTDEAADRIAQDAEEVAKTLRDGMNQDANTDPRELFEHVYSTKSTQLAEQQALLADELDREEA